A part of Nocardioides sp. WS12 genomic DNA contains:
- a CDS encoding N-acetylmuramoyl-L-alanine amidase codes for MGTRSRFLMRPVGAVIVVALAAGCSVSPGSTNGDERSTGTGNTGSAPPVVEPVETPVDKAPLAGKVVVLDPGHQLGNRHHVSEISRPVDAGGFDKDCNTTGAATNAGYPEATFTWQVAVAARRILRRLGARVILTRGSNSDELWGPCVDERGRTGNPGEPGRTADLRLSIHADGVVSTSSTTQTYRGFHVIRPGVLDGWTDDIAKPSRKLAFAVRDALEAAGFPGSSYQGKNGIDVRTDLGTLNHSDIPTVMVELANMRDPGDAALVASAKGRAKYARALVQAIRSFLAP; via the coding sequence ATGGGTACGCGCTCGAGGTTCCTGATGCGACCGGTGGGCGCGGTGATCGTCGTGGCGCTGGCCGCGGGGTGCTCGGTCTCGCCAGGCTCGACCAACGGCGACGAGAGGTCGACCGGCACTGGCAACACAGGTTCGGCGCCGCCGGTGGTCGAACCTGTCGAGACCCCGGTGGACAAGGCCCCGTTGGCGGGGAAGGTGGTCGTGCTCGACCCCGGCCACCAGCTCGGCAACCGGCACCACGTCTCCGAGATATCGCGGCCCGTCGACGCGGGCGGGTTCGACAAGGACTGCAACACCACGGGGGCGGCCACCAACGCGGGCTACCCCGAAGCCACCTTCACCTGGCAGGTCGCCGTCGCAGCGCGACGGATCCTGCGGCGCCTCGGCGCGCGGGTGATCCTGACCCGGGGCAGCAACTCCGATGAGCTGTGGGGTCCGTGCGTCGACGAGCGCGGACGGACCGGCAACCCGGGCGAGCCCGGGCGTACCGCGGACCTGCGGTTGAGCATCCACGCCGACGGAGTGGTCTCGACAAGCTCGACCACCCAGACGTATCGCGGGTTCCACGTGATCCGGCCGGGTGTCCTCGACGGCTGGACCGACGACATCGCGAAGCCGTCACGGAAGCTCGCCTTCGCCGTACGCGATGCGCTGGAGGCGGCGGGGTTCCCGGGGTCGTCGTACCAGGGGAAGAACGGGATCGATGTCCGGACCGACCTGGGCACGCTCAACCACTCGGACATCCCGACCGTGATGGTCGAGCTCGCCAACATGCGCGACCCGGGCGATGCGGCGCTGGTCGCGAGCGCGAAGGGCAGGGCCAAGTACGCCCGGGCCCTGGTGCAGGCGATCCGGAGCTTTCTGGCGCCCTGA
- a CDS encoding N(5)-(carboxyethyl)ornithine synthase translates to MVDESCPTMPLLRLGVIGSSTKENERRLPIHPDHIRGLDADLRALITLEHGYGARFGASDAALGEYVAGFASREQILAESDVVLLAKPQHEDVAALSPGQALWGWPHCVQDEALTQLAIDRKLTLIAFEAMNHWRSDGGFGLHVFHKNNELAGYCSVLHALALAGLTGDYGRPLTAVVIGFGATARGAVTALNAHGVHRVAVLTNREVAAVGSPIHSVLIRQFDHGPDGESNVMTERGREPLAAYLAENDIVVNCTLQDTAAPLVYLGTDDVGAFRPGSLIVDVSCDLGMGFTWARPTSFDEPTFMVGDNVLYYGVDHSPSYLWNSATWENSNALIPFLRPVLEGASGWAANDTIRRAIEIRDGRVVNPAILAFQGRAAEPPHLLAV, encoded by the coding sequence ATGGTCGACGAGTCATGCCCAACGATGCCGCTCCTGAGGTTGGGGGTCATCGGTTCCTCGACGAAGGAGAATGAGCGCCGCCTGCCAATCCACCCGGACCACATCCGCGGCCTCGACGCAGATCTGCGGGCCCTGATCACCTTGGAGCACGGCTACGGCGCGCGCTTCGGTGCGTCGGACGCGGCCCTCGGGGAGTACGTCGCCGGGTTCGCCTCTCGCGAGCAGATCCTGGCGGAGTCCGACGTCGTACTGCTGGCGAAACCGCAGCATGAGGACGTCGCCGCGTTGAGCCCGGGGCAGGCATTGTGGGGCTGGCCGCACTGCGTGCAGGACGAGGCGCTCACCCAGCTCGCGATCGACCGGAAGCTGACGCTGATCGCCTTCGAGGCGATGAATCACTGGCGGAGCGACGGTGGCTTCGGTCTGCACGTGTTTCACAAGAACAACGAGCTCGCCGGCTACTGCTCGGTGCTGCATGCCCTGGCGTTGGCGGGCCTGACGGGTGACTACGGGCGGCCACTGACCGCGGTGGTGATCGGCTTCGGCGCTACCGCCCGGGGCGCGGTGACGGCGCTCAACGCGCACGGCGTGCACCGGGTCGCCGTACTCACGAACCGCGAGGTGGCCGCCGTGGGTTCGCCGATCCACTCGGTCCTGATCCGGCAGTTCGACCACGGCCCGGATGGCGAGAGCAACGTGATGACCGAGCGGGGCCGCGAGCCGCTGGCGGCGTACCTGGCCGAGAACGACATCGTCGTCAACTGCACGCTGCAGGACACTGCCGCCCCTCTCGTGTACCTCGGCACCGACGACGTCGGCGCGTTCCGGCCGGGCAGCCTGATTGTCGACGTGTCGTGCGACCTGGGCATGGGCTTCACGTGGGCTCGTCCGACTTCGTTCGACGAGCCGACGTTCATGGTGGGCGACAACGTCCTCTATTACGGGGTCGACCACAGTCCGTCCTACCTGTGGAACTCGGCGACGTGGGAGAACAGCAACGCGCTGATCCCGTTCCTGCGCCCGGTACTCGAGGGTGCCAGCGGGTGGGCCGCGAACGACACGATCCGCCGCGCGATCGAAATCCGCGACGGCCGGGTGGTCAACCCCGCGATCCTTGCCTTCCAGGGCCGGGCGGCGGAGCCACCTCACCTACTCGCAGTCTGA
- the folP gene encoding dihydropteroate synthase, whose protein sequence is MSLVLGRHAFGDNDALMMAIVNRTPDSFFDKGATWAEDAAFARVAEVVAQGAEIVDIGGIKAAPGVEISAAEEKARVVDFVARVRSEWPGLVISVDTWRAEVGDAVCEAGADVLNDAWGGADPELVDVAAQWGAAIICTHTGGVTPRTRPYRIEYDDVVASAVADTVAYAERALAAGVARESIVIDPAHDFGKNTFHSLEITRRLGEMVATGWPVLVSLSNKDFVGETLGLDVGERLVGTLAATSVCALAGARIYRVHQVVETRQTVDMVWSIAGRRPPLRAIRGLQ, encoded by the coding sequence GTGAGCCTTGTTCTCGGTCGCCATGCCTTCGGCGACAACGACGCGTTGATGATGGCCATCGTCAACCGGACACCCGACTCGTTCTTCGACAAGGGCGCGACCTGGGCCGAGGACGCTGCGTTCGCGCGGGTGGCCGAGGTGGTGGCGCAGGGTGCCGAGATCGTCGACATCGGCGGCATCAAGGCTGCTCCGGGCGTCGAGATCTCGGCGGCCGAGGAGAAGGCGCGCGTCGTGGACTTCGTGGCCCGGGTGCGGTCCGAGTGGCCCGGACTGGTGATCTCGGTCGACACCTGGCGCGCCGAGGTGGGCGACGCCGTGTGCGAAGCCGGCGCCGACGTCCTCAACGACGCGTGGGGAGGGGCCGATCCCGAGCTCGTCGACGTCGCCGCGCAATGGGGAGCGGCAATCATCTGCACCCACACCGGCGGCGTGACGCCCCGGACCCGCCCCTACCGGATCGAGTACGACGACGTGGTCGCCTCCGCGGTCGCCGACACCGTGGCCTACGCCGAACGTGCGCTGGCCGCCGGCGTCGCGCGGGAGTCGATCGTGATCGACCCCGCGCACGACTTCGGCAAGAACACCTTCCACTCGCTCGAGATCACCCGCCGCCTGGGCGAGATGGTCGCCACCGGCTGGCCCGTCCTGGTGTCGCTCTCCAACAAGGATTTCGTCGGCGAGACGCTCGGTCTCGACGTGGGGGAGCGGCTGGTCGGGACGTTGGCGGCCACGTCCGTGTGTGCGCTTGCCGGTGCCCGGATCTATCGCGTGCATCAGGTCGTCGAGACGCGCCAGACCGTCGACATGGTGTGGTCGATCGCCGGCCGCAGACCGCCGCTGCGGGCGATCCGGGGTCTGCAGTGA
- a CDS encoding glucosyl-3-phosphoglycerate synthase, whose translation MGIRAAHWDDWSLEGLLGQKMALGQRVSLVVPARNEAATVGAVVTRVREALMDTVALVDEIVVIDSDSVDDTFAVAESAGARVHRSAEIRPDLGTHPGKGEAMWKSLFVTSGELVVFMDADLHDWDTHFVPGLLGPLLSSPEVQLVKGFYDRPGAEGPLEGGRVTELVARPLIALLFPELGGLVQPLAGEWAVRRSWFAGLSVPTGYAVELAALIDTVRAGGVEALAQVDLGVRAHRHQALRDLGGMATQILAAALARVDVDGPEVSRLAGARTSTTGGEAVLRQFLRGLEPVEHVVPIIERPPAKDLL comes from the coding sequence ATGGGGATCCGCGCCGCCCACTGGGACGACTGGAGCCTCGAGGGGCTGCTGGGCCAGAAGATGGCGCTGGGACAGCGCGTCAGCCTCGTCGTGCCGGCCCGCAACGAGGCCGCGACCGTGGGCGCCGTCGTCACGCGAGTCCGCGAGGCGCTGATGGACACCGTCGCCCTCGTCGACGAGATCGTGGTCATCGACAGCGACTCGGTCGACGACACCTTTGCGGTCGCCGAGTCGGCGGGCGCCCGCGTGCACCGGTCCGCCGAGATCCGCCCCGACCTGGGCACCCATCCCGGCAAGGGCGAAGCGATGTGGAAGTCGCTGTTCGTCACCAGCGGTGAGCTGGTGGTGTTCATGGACGCCGACCTCCACGACTGGGACACCCACTTCGTACCGGGCCTTCTCGGGCCGCTGCTGAGCTCGCCCGAGGTGCAGCTGGTCAAGGGCTTCTACGACCGCCCCGGCGCGGAAGGGCCGCTCGAGGGCGGCCGGGTCACCGAGCTCGTCGCGCGCCCCCTGATCGCGTTGTTGTTCCCGGAGCTCGGCGGGTTGGTGCAACCACTCGCCGGCGAGTGGGCCGTACGACGGTCGTGGTTCGCCGGCCTGTCCGTGCCGACGGGCTATGCCGTGGAGCTGGCCGCCCTGATCGACACCGTGCGGGCGGGCGGGGTGGAGGCCCTCGCGCAGGTGGACCTCGGAGTCCGGGCGCACCGGCACCAGGCGTTGCGGGACCTCGGTGGGATGGCCACGCAGATCCTGGCGGCGGCGTTGGCGCGGGTGGACGTTGACGGTCCGGAGGTTTCGAGGCTCGCTGGCGCTCGCACCTCAACCACCGGCGGGGAGGCGGTGTTGCGGCAGTTCCTGCGCGGACTCGAGCCTGTCGAGCACGTCGTACCGATCATCGAACGCCCCCCGGCAAAGGACCTGCTGTGA